The stretch of DNA NNNNNNNNNNNNNNNNNNNNNNNNNNNNNNNNNNNNNNNNNNNNNNNNNNNNNNNNNNNNNNNNNNNNNNNNNNNNNNNNNNNNNNNNNNNNNNNNNNNNNNNNNNNNNNNNNNTGGATGCTTATCAATCGATTGAGGGTCTGACGACCGGAACCCTCCTCAGCGGCCATAAATCACAAGGGCTGGCTGGCTTCGTGGGATTCTAACGCACCGAACAACGCCATCCAAGCATGTAGATTGATTACAAATAGGCTTGCAGTGGATGATGAACTACATAAAAGAAGGATCAAACCCGGTTTTTTCTGTGTTGCGTGTGGACGGGAAGTGACAAATTATCACAGATTTTGGTCGTGCCCATACTCGGCTTTGTAGAAAATTATGCACTCGGAAAAGGGAACTCCAGTGGTGATCCCACCGGTGCAGGCTAGCTCCCAAAGTGCACTTGCTAGTTTGTTCTTTTAAGGGTGCTCACCACATTTGCCACCCGGTTACTAGCATTAGcatggctaggtgaggcaaatgcagAAGAAAGACCAACGATGGTTCAGGGTGGATACACACTATGGTTACTAGCAGTAAAATACGGAGAGAAGATTTTTCTCGAAAACcttttatatcaaaataaaatattCCTACTGTTGGATCGTTAATACCACGCACTAGGACATTTATAATCTGTTATTATCTCTACTGTTGaatctaaaacgtcttataaaagCTTACAAAGGGAGTGTGTTTTACGGTAGGTTAATATATAATATCACATGTGAGTTGGTCCAGTTGGACAAGGCACACCAAAATAGTTACACGAGCCGGGCAGCTCTGTCGCAGCTTATAAACAATCAATAACCttagaagaaagaaaaacaagccaactacttgctctgtcccataatataagagcgtttttgaaacTATAAAAGTGGAAAGAGACCTATCAGAATGCTTGCGGGCTGAAATATCCCTCCATGAATGATATTGAGGTCCCATGTTGCTATTTTAGACAATATAATAATATGAAACCAATCGGATCTGCCTGTTGGCAAatgtttgtcctttttcttttagAAAGTTATTTTTGAACCCTGGTCAGAACAAGTAATGCATATGTTATCCTCTGTAATAGCTTACTTGGTGAAAAAAAATACAAACACTCTTTCTCTGAAGCTTGAGCGTGCTCTACTGAAGCAAGCTAAGCTTTCATAATGACTATGTATATTGGGTGCTTGAGCTCAGATGCACCCGAAATATATATGACAGGGCGTGCGGGGTAGCCGTTAAGACGTCTGTGCACCCGTGACGGGTCAGCCTGGCACAGGAAAATGGCTGGTCCGCAGACTGCCGTCACATTAAATGCGTCAGCTTTatcacatttttctggattgataCACCACGAATACCACGACGTTGAATACACGGAAAGGCACGGATGCACATGCGAGTGAATGGGAGAGATATCGAGATCATCTGAGCACACGGGCTCATAATCGAATTTTCGCTATGCCTACTTTCTGATTCTAAAATCTCATGGTTCAGTTTACTCTTATTCTGCCCTCCTTCAATGAAACAAGCATGCAAACAAAGCATTCATATACATGCCAAGAATAATGCTAATTTTGGTGCTAACAGTAGGGGTGCTCAGGTGTATAATGTCAAGGAACACACTAACAGGTTGTTATACCTGGAACTTTGTTCCTTCTGTCAAATCTAAATATAAATGCAACTGGAACATAACTATCACTCAAACTTTTGGTTATGTGTATGTCCAAACCTGGTCAAATTAGAACTTGCCTATACACCTACCTAAATCAAATAAACATGCAAACATGGTGTTCAGAACAGAGGAACACCACACCAGATGTAAACTCCAAGGAGGTGTAAGTCAATATTGAATCTTCAGATATGTGTCTTGTTCAGACAACAAACAATTCCTGAACAAATCTCTGAAAATTTTCAGAGATGCAATAATCTTTTCGGTACAATAATCTTTTACAGACATATGCTAGTGTAGCTAACATGTATTTTCCACAGAAATTTGCACTGAATTATATATAAAGGGTTTACTTTGATTTTAGCTATCATACAAAGTCCTGAACCTGACTTAACAAATTCATTAACTTTGCCACGTCTTCCATCAGAGGAAGGGCAACTCTGCCTATCCATGGCTGGACTAGACAACTAGAATGGGTCGAAGCAGCTGCTCCCAAGACTTCACTCTGCTGCTATCAACAACTCTGTATCTGTCAAGAAGGCGCTATAAGTTGATGACCCCCGGGATCCGTTCCAGCTGCCGCTCCTTAGATGATTTCCTTATCTTCAGACGTATTCTTCAGAATATTCAGACCAACACAACAGAAGACGATAATGGGAGCTTCTCTTGGGGAAATCATACTGCTCTTCCAAAAAAGTCAACTTTCAGTTCCTTGCTCATGATTAAGCCCCTTATGGTCCTGTAAGTGCACTACCACTGCTAAATGACAGACTACCTTACAGTTTCCCAGTCAAATATTCTTTTATAAACTTTCTGTTCAGATGGCAAAAAGATTACCATCAGATCTAAAAAGAGCAACAAAATATTAATTACATCTGTTTTGTAAACCCCATTTACCAATATCATAGGCCTTTCCTCAGAAAAAAACTGACATTATCTGAAAATTCTGAGGAGAAAACTTAGACGGTTCAAAAATAGTACCGAGGTGGAGGCGTCGACGATTGAGTAGCTGATGAAGCATCGTGGTTATCATCAACTGGATCACAATCAAACTTGTTAGTTGTAACAACGATGTAACAATATCTTAACAGCTAGCTAGCGCCATTACCATCAAATCTAGAACAAAACTGAGAGTCATTGCAACAGAAAATATATACAGGTAGGAGCGTATCCTTTGCTCTGCATGGACCCAGGCATAAAAATTTCACGATGAATACTAACAAGCTTCACATAGATCCTGCACTGTtaatttttttgtaaaatatggttAGCCAGTAATGTGGATTAAGCCTATTACAGAAGTGTGCCCTTGTATGCAGAGAACAATTCAGGTCATCTTAAGAAGGATAAAATATGATCAAACATTGACTCCTTGTCAATTTCCAAGAAGCCGCTTGATATGGACCTCGCTAAACTCAGAACACGCCAAGTTATCTGTTCAGATTAGTCCTGATATCTACAAACACAATGTCCATGGATTTGTTAACAAACTGTTCAGAGAAAGAAGAAATATTTGGAACTGCTAGCAATTTAAACTATCCACAATCTTACAGGTTAAAGCGATTCATGCGAACAGATTTCAGTAGGAAGCATCACAAATACACCCGTCTAGCATGGAACCGCTAAGAATAGAACACATAAAGAAACCCACTTGTCTTACCTCCTCTAGACAATTACACAAGCACAGACTTTTACTTTCCAGTGGTTCAAGGACGTCTATCACCCATCTCAGACAAGCTTGAAATCAGCCTCTTGTCTAGCAACACGCCGATTGACTCAGCCTCCCTGATCAGCTGCCGGCACCTGGCCATCCTCCCTGCTGCGGCATAGCCTTCAATCAAATTACAGTATATGTCACTGGTCGGAACGAATCCAGCCTCCTTCAACCTCGAGAGGTACCGAAAAGCCCTTTCTGGATCAAGCAATGCCACACACAGCTTCACGATGACCCGGTACGCCGGCAGGTCAAGAAGACAGTTTGCCTGTTCCATTTCCCAAACCAGGGCCAACGCCTCTCGGTGCCTCCCATCACGGGAGCGGCTGTGGATCACTGTAGTGTACATCACAACAGTTGGGTTCCCGCCAGACCCTCTGAACCAGCTGAACAGGCTCTCCACGGCTGCATACCGCCTGAGCTTTATGCAGACCTTCATGACAGCTGTGCAGTCCTGCTGCCGCAGGTCAAAGTCTGGCCTCTCACCGAGCTCATCGAGCAGTGCAGCAGCAAGCCCATAGCCTTCAGGTGTCCGGGCAACCTCCAGAATCAGCTTCGCGTAGATGCTTGGGTGCAGTGTCCTCTTGTTCATCCTGGCAAGTTCAAGGAGCTTGCGTGCCAGGCCTACTTTGCCAGCCCTGATGAACCCCCTCGCCATGGCTTCGAGGACAGCGCGGCTCGCCGAGGGGACGCACTCCTCAAGCGCAGACTCCAACTTCAGCTCGTCGAAGCGCGCCAAAACCTCGATGGTCGAAGCGAGGATCCGGTCATCAGGGAACAGAGGCACTGCCTTCTGCCCCTGTGCCCAACACAGTGTCTGAAGCGCTCTCTCAGGAAGCCCCATGTGCCCGAGCTCCCGGATGGTCATGGACAGGGAGCCTTTCCGGAGGAAGGGGACCCAGCGGTCCAGCACTTTGCACACATCAGACTCCGGCGGGAGCGCAGCGATCTCCTTGGCAATCCCAATGAGGACCTCGGGGTTCTTGCGCACCTTGTCGCTGAACATGGAGCGTGAAGCCAGCCGGACGTGCTGTGTCGGTGCTGGAGTGACGGGTGGCCTCGTCTTGTGGGGCAGCGGCAGCGGGAGAGGCCGCTGTGTCGCCGGGTTCGGCGGCTTCACTGGCTTCCGGCGCATCGGCCGGGCAAACAGCGCCGAGATGGCCTCGATCTCGTCCTTGCTCCACTCCGAACCACCCTCTTCATTATCCGCAGAGGCGTCCGCTTTGTACGCCTGCTGCTTACCGTAGGCCGATTCCTTGGCCATACCTCCGCTGGATGACCCAGCGCAAGAGACCAGAGCAGTAGGCCGACAACTAAAGCTGCTGCATCGAAGGAATTTGGCGCCGATGTTCTTCGCCAATGCCGGTAACATGGAAACGCCGTCTGGCAGCACGGAGAGTGGCGACCAGCTCGCCAGAGATGACATGGCCGGCGAAGAACTCTCTCCTTGCCTCTTCCTTCCGCCCCTCGCTGGGCGCTGCGACCGCCCGTGCTACAGGAACGCGGCACGGAGGAAGCACCGCGCGGTCGGCCGCTTGAGCCGGCGCGGCAATCCGACGAACACCGTGAGTGCAGCCGGGGGAATCGGCCTCCCTCAGCCCCTCCAGCTGGCTCCGCCGAGCCGACCTTGTCAGCTCGACCTGGCGAGTGCGGAAGGCCGCAGCGCACTGCAAGTGCGTGCTCGGCGCCGCCCCCAACCCGACGTCCGTCCCGCCGGCCGCCGCGTGTGGGAGCGGGAGGCCGCGCTGCCGTGAGAGGATTTGGGGATTGATTTTTTTCTTGCTTCGAGTTGTCTCAGCAGAAGCAGCAGGCAGCCGATAGATTATTTTTAATATCTCGCCTACTGCGCGAGATGTAGCTCTGGCTCGCCTACTGCAAGCAGCCCAGTCCAAGTAACGGATGTACACCTTCGATTCTCCGTTTGTTTCTTTTGGTTCGTTTTTTCGGGTTTCTTCGTTTTTGGCTGGTTACTCACATTTCTTCATCGGGTTTCTTCAGTTTGTTGGGGTTACTGTTGTTTTCCTGCTTTTCTTCATCAGTTTCTTCGGGAATCTTCGTTTTTATTTGGCATTTATTCACCGGTCTTCTTCGTGTGTGTTTTAATTTATTTTTTCAACACTTGTCTAAGCTAAACCACATTGTGCATTACTCATATACATGCGGAATATTTTCTTATACACATTGAACGTTTTTAAAATACTtattttcaacattttttaaatggtaCAAAACATTTATGTTAGACCACGCGAACATTTTCTTACATTCAATATTCTGAAAATGTAACAGTTTTTATGAAGTGCGATAATATTTCCTTAAAATATCATGTACATATTTTTTAATGTTACAATACATTTCTATACTATgcaaacattttttatatattttagaAATATTTTCTAAAAATGCCACCATACATATTTTGCAAATATGTGAACAGTTTTTTTAAATGTCACGCACACCTTTTTAATCGTGTGAAACATTTTTTTTCTCATTACGCAGACATTGGTTTTACATTGTATACACATTTAAAAAATCCATTTACATTCTGTAAACGCGGGAACATTTTTTAGTTATCATGAACTGTTTTAGTGTTATCAACATATTTTAAAAGTTGCGCAGACATATTTTTTAACACTGCTTAACAAGCCCCAGTATTCCATTGCCTAATCTGAAGCTTACTTAGAAAGTTTTGGCTAGAGGCATGAGGAAAATGGAGCCTAAAGGTTGACAACATGGTGGGTACACTTGTACTTTAAATGTTCTTGCATAAAAAATAGAGAGGTACTTTTTTTtgataaagggtggattttattgactcaaagTGAAGCATCAAGAGAGTACAAACAAATGAGTACACACTCGGCCTCTACatagctaagatgcacacagccaacaccaacGCACGCACACAAAACACGCCGACAAATATAGAAGTCATACTAGACCAAAGCTATGCATAggcgaggaaaaaagaaaaaagcccCAAAGCAATCAGATCACGATCGGCAAACTATAACAATGACCATATCTGCACCGACAATCTCATGACACCATGCGGACGACGAcgttcttcaacagcaacgccttaaggaagGGAGCGACACTCAAGTGTCACCGTCACCGGATCCAGCCATCCAAGActagaatctaggttttcaccctgaagaatcagTCCGAGCATTccgaacaatgccttcaacaaggtaacaatGTAAAAACATCGCCATTGTCAGGTATACCCAACACGGGCGAGACCAAGGCTTTCACCCCGGAGCTCTAGACTGGGTGCTCAAGTAGCACCACCATCGAGGTCATtcatgtgttgtcgccaccacttttccaTGATCCCAGTAGCTACAGGCGATATGCCCGCCGCCACCGCACAACAATCCCTCTGCATCAAGACATCGTCCACAGTTTGCATTTCGCCGCCGAAGTCAGCCATCACATCTGCAGAGATGAAACTCTCATAGAATCTTTTGATGGAGGCCATAATCCACGGCGAGGCCGCCGCTGTCCCAGATCCAATCTCCCATGACATAGTCCTAGGTGGACACCAACAGCCAACACCATGGGTTGTAGCTAGCCGGCAACCTGGGCGGCCGCCGATCATGTGCATGCATGTCCACGCATGTGTATGCATATGCCTCCATGAACCAGCCCCGTGTGCTTCCCCTGATCATACTCCAAGCTATAGGGATCATCTAGATCGGAGCCTAAATCACCAGTTAGCTGCCAGATCTGAAAAGATCGGGAAACTAGCAACATGGGATGACGACGGCCAGATCGGGAGACACCATGCCATGAACAGATCAGGAAGCGAGCGGCATGGGACAACGACAGCCAGATCGGAAGGCAATCACCTGGGGAAAGAATAGAAAAAACTGGGCTGGgacaccccgccgccgccgtccgccgggcGGCCGGCCTCCTTCGACGGCGGCAAGGTAAACGGGGCTGCGTGGAAGGGCCTCCGAAGGTAGCTGCGGCGGCGCCTCCGGAGTCGCTGGAAGCGACCCGGGAGGCTAGCGGGTTGTTTTTCAATAGAGAGGTACTTAGCTGCCAGTTGTAAAGCGGTGGTAGTTGTCACATAGATACACTTTTGCGGCttggtacctcatcttgttgatggaggtgtatccatccttcagtacgctgatgatacaatcatctttatggagcatgacttggccaaggcgagaaatatgaagctggtgttatgcctatttgaacaattgatcgggttaaagattaactttcattagAGCGAGTTGTTCTACTTTGGTAAAGCCAAAGACGAACAGgagtcttataggcaattgtttggatgcgaGTTGGGGATTTTACCCTTCTCCTACCTAGGTATTCCGATACACCATCGTAGGCTGACGAACAgtgaatggaagtgcatcgaagaccgatttgagaagaaactgagctgctggaagggtaagctcatgtcatacggaggccgattaatctTGATAAATTCGGTGCTCGcgagtatgcctatgttcctcttatcgttctttgaggtcccagttggtgttaggaaaagactggacttctatcgatcgcgtttcttttggcagggtgatgaaattaaaagaaaataccggcttgctaaatgggatatcatctgtcaaccgaaagaccaagggggtcttgttattgagaatcttgaagttaagaacagatgccttcttagtaagtggttgtggaagctcTCGTCCGGGACTGAGGCCATGTGGGCGCAGATCCTTCGTAGCAAGTATCTCCAGACTAAAACATTGTCCCAGGTCATAGTCAGACCGACtgactcgcctttctggaaaggactaaTGAAAGTCAAAAAATCAATGTTCAATAGGACGAGGTTTGTTATTGGAAACGGTGctagtacacgtttctgggaggatacttggcttggcgaCTCACCCTTGAccattcaatatccgtctttatatcgtattgctcaacgacgtgaggtgttcgttgcaacggtatttcaatctgtcccccttaatattcagtttagacgagcgctagcgggcaatcgttgggacgaatggctccatctagttaggagactCATGGAGGTTCAATTTTCTGaccaacccgatgaattacgctggaaactgactaggtctggagtatttacagttaaatcaatgtatattgatgttattaattcgaactccattccaacttccaagactgtttgggatgtcaaagttcctttgaaaataaaagtgtttatgtggtttgtccataaacaagttattttaacaaaagacaacttgataaagcgtaattggacaggacctactaggtgtagcttCTGTGATCGGAATGAGACGATTAAGCATCTCTttcttgattgcccgttggccaaagtcTTTTGGcggacggtccacattgcttttaatattactccaccgaattCTGTCAATGCATTATTTGGGACATGGtttaatgggattgagcctgactTAGCAAGACATATTAGGGTTGGAGTTTGTGCTctgctgtggactatctggaattgcagaaatgatttggtttttaacagaacatcacaTATTCATTTTTTACAGGTTATTTTCCGCACCACGGcagtgatccgttcgtggtcgctactcactccgatggaagccagggagcatttggttactggatctatccgttgggagatggtacctcgggatatcttcaaccggtttggatggcggtcatgtaataggatagtcaattagtttacctgtctatttttagccagccggttgtggcgtctcCTCTTGGCTAGTTTGTGTCGCTAGCATTTTAGGCTCTGTGTGAGCTGTCTTTTCTTTTTATAGTTGGAGACTTTGGAACCTTGTTGGCACATTTTGTTCCTTTGgttaataaaatggccgtatgcatcaatttgatgcagaggccggggagccccCTTTTAAAAAAAAACATAGATACACTTTTATAGCCTAGGCAAGATGATTGTGGGAGAGGAACTTCCCAAGTTCacaaagtgagagagagagagagagggNNNNNNNNNNNNNNNNNNNNNNNNNNNNNNNNNNNNNNNNNNNNNNNNNNNNNNNNNNNNNNNNNNNNNNNNNNNNNNNNNNNNNNNNNNNNNNNNNNNNNNNNNNNNNNNNNNNNNNNNNNNNNNNNNNNNNNNNNNNNNNNNNNNNNNNNNNNNNNNNNNNNNNNNNNNNNNNNNNNNNNNNNNNNNNNNNNNNNNNNNNNNNNNNNNNNNNNNNNNNNNNNNNNNNNNNNNNNNNNNNNNNNNNNNNNNNNNNNNNNNNNNNNNNNNTGTCTTCAAGAACTTAGTTTAGCTGACCTCTTCATGCATGTTCTTCACAAAAATTTCCAATAATTATTTCTAGCGGCGCACCCTGACTGAGGCTTAGATCAGTTTTAGATGAGACAACCACCGCATGCTTATAAGcctcagtttttttttctttttggtgaatGAACCTCAGAATATAAACATGTGAGGATAGCAAATAACTCAAAATCTGGTATAATCTAAAGTGGCAGCTTTATTCATTATCTTTGCTAGTACAAAAGGTCCTGATACAATACATGCAAACCTCTTTACTTATTCTCATCCTCCTACTgtagtattttattttattgagaAACTCATACTGTAGTAAATTCGCAGGACTCAGGCACAGGCCCAATTTCATCTCCGATTTCATCTAAAGAAAGGCACAGGCTCAGTTCGCCCCCTATAAACCCATCATAGACGACGAATCGACGATTGTACTCAGTTTTAaatgggcagtctggaactgcagaaatgatttgatttttaaTAGATCAACGaacattcactttttgcaggttatcttcagggccacggcgttgatccgtatgtggtcgctactcactccgacggaggccagggagcgtttggttactgtagcttgggatattttcaaccggtttgaatggtggtcatgtaataggataggcatgtagtgctcctattttatttgccagccggttgtggtttTTTGTTTAGCTCTTATGAGCATTTATTTATTTCACATTTCGAGACTTGGAGACTTGTTGCTGGATTTTTTTATtaatatgagccgtatgcatctttctaatgcagaggctggggtaaaacctcttttcgaaaaaaaaatatgTTTTGTCCGGAAGAGAGATGTCAAGGGAACTTCGGATTTTTGGCTGGGTGTATAAACATACATGGCCACACACCGATTTCAGATTTCAGTGTAACTACAAACAGGGGTTCCAGTTTAGAAACTTAGAGAAGAGGGAAATGATTGATTAGCAAATACATATAGCTGCAAGAAAGTCTGTTTTATTCGCAGTTTTGAACAAAACTTAGAACTGTATGATTCTGCTCTGTTCGAGTCAAGATATTGTAGGACCTCTATCCTTGAAGTTCAGAGAAGAGGGAGATTATTGATTACCAATACATATAGCTGCAAGAAAATATATTTTGATTGCTGACTACATAATCTGAACTATATATCTCTGAAATTAATACTAGACTCTTGCTCTTGGAAATTTAGAGCTGCTGTAGTGTTGCTTTGTATATAAATGGCATGCTAGCCACCTGCTTTAATTTGGATGTGTAGGTATAAGCTAAAACTGAACCATAATATCAGTTTAGA from Triticum dicoccoides isolate Atlit2015 ecotype Zavitan chromosome 6A, WEW_v2.0, whole genome shotgun sequence encodes:
- the LOC119314258 gene encoding pentatricopeptide repeat-containing protein At2g01860-like, whose product is MSSLASWSPLSVLPDGVSMLPALAKNIGAKFLRCSSFSCRPTALVSCAGSSSGGMAKESAYGKQQAYKADASADNEEGGSEWSKDEIEAISALFARPMRRKPVKPPNPATQRPLPLPLPHKTRPPVTPAPTQHVRLASRSMFSDKVRKNPEVLIGIAKEIAALPPESDVCKVLDRWVPFLRKGSLSMTIRELGHMGLPERALQTLCWAQGQKAVPLFPDDRILASTIEVLARFDELKLESALEECVPSASRAVLEAMARGFIRAGKVGLARKLLELARMNKRTLHPSIYAKLILEVARTPEGYGLAAALLDELGERPDFDLRQQDCTAVMKVCIKLRRYAAVESLFSWFRGSGGNPTVVMYTTVIHSRSRDGRHREALALVWEMEQANCLLDLPAYRVIVKLCVALLDPERAFRYLSRLKEAGFVPTSDIYCNLIEGYAAAGRMARCRQLIREAESIGVLLDKRLISSLSEMGDRRP